GTCTCGTCTGGGCCCTGCCGTTCGCGGGCATGCTCGCAGCGCTCGGCTGGGTGGGCGCCTACGAGGAGTACGTCCTCTACAACCTGAGTCACCCGGGACAAAGCATAGGCGGCGAGTCCGGCGCCGCTGCCGCGCGTTTCTCGGCTCTCGGTCCCCTGCTCCACGAAGGCTCACGCAACGTGGCGTTCGGTCTGGCCGCATTGGTGGGACTCGCGTCGTCGGTGTGGTTTGCGGTACGCCGAGAGCACGCCGCGCTCTGGCCGACGGCCTGGCTGGGCGCCGTCTGGATCGCGGGCTTGTTCGTGATGCCCTTTCCTTTTCCCTACTCGCATGGGGGCGGTTTGCCGGCGCTCGCCGTGACGATCGGCGTGATCCTTCCCGCGTGGGTAGACAGGTCGTCTGCTACGCCCCCGTTGCGCGACCGTCTGCTTGCTGTCGTGTCCATCGCGCTCGTCCTTGCAGCCATGGCGACGAGCCTGTCGCGGCTGGTGCGAGAACCGGCGCGCAGCAACGCCTATCAACTGCACTTGCTGGGTCGGGTGCAGGAACTCACGCAGGGCACGGATCGCGTCTTCGACCTCGCGGGCCTCTACTTTCGTCACGACGCCTATCCGGTCTATCTCATGACAGGTGCACACTACACGCGTTACGTGGGCGGTGGCTATCCGCGGATCGCTTCGTGGCTGCGCGAGAACGGGCTGAACCTGTTTACCGTCAACTACCGGATGAACCGGCTCAAAGGTGAGGATCGCGACTTCCTGAGGCGCCAGTTCGTCCGCGTCGAACCCAACATCTTCATGTCGGGCAGCGCTTTGGACGGCATGCCCCCTGGCGCAAGGAAGAGCTTCGAGGTCACACGCGCAGGTGAGTACCGATTCGATGGCGAAGGTGAGCTGACCGTCGATGGCGTGCGATTTCGCAAAGGACGCCTCGAACGCGGTGCCTACGAGCTCGCGACGCCGAGCGGGATCGAGCGCGGCCGCATCGTGCTCGCGCAAGCCCCGGACTTCGCAGCTCCGATGCCCCCGGATCGTCCCGTCTACCACGGCTTCGACTGAGTCAAAGCACATTCGCAGGAAATTGCCCGCAAATCGCTTGTCCCGGCACACACGTCACTCTCTCTAAGGGCCCGAACGGCCGATAGAAGGGTGTAGCAGCAACCTTGTTTCGCGGAGAGAATACGATGACTGAGACAAACCGAGAGCAGCTGACGGTCATCATCCCGTGTAGGGATGAGGCGCACAACGTCGAGCAGGCGGTCGATTCCGTATACCGGGTCATCCCCGAGCTGGATCTGGACGTGCACATACTCCTGGTCGACGACGGCAGCGTCGACGACACCGCACTCATCATGGAACGGCTGTGCAAGGAAAACCCCGACTGCCGCATGCGTGTCAACAAGCACAACCTCGGCCTCGGGCGGACCGTGCTCAACTCCTATCCCGACATCCCTTCAGACCACTGGATTTCCGTATTCCCTGGCGATAACGAGCTGATCTTTGGCTCGATCCGAAATCTGCTCGCTCTTCGGAAAGACCACGATCTGGTGCTGGGGTACCTGCAGAATCAGGTGATCCGAACCTTGCGGCGCCGCCTCGCGTCGTATTCCTTCTCCGCCGTCGTTCGGTTCATCTACGCTTTTCCGTACAGGTACCTGAACGGGTTGAAGCTCTACAAGGCGCGAGTCTTCAAGGACATCGAGGTCGTTTCTTCCGGACACGCGTTCAACGCCGAGCTATTGGCCAAGGCGATCTTGCGCAACCCGAATCTCCGCGTGACGGAGGCTCCGTTCACCGCGCGAGGTCGATCGCTCGGCGCAAGCAAGGCCATCCAGCCCACGTCGATCCTCAAGGCAATTCGCGACGTCTACATGGGATATCGGAGCGTCTGCAGGTATCGCGATCAGGTCGTCGCGGCGGATCTCGCGGACGCGGGTGGAAGAGATCTCGACGAGATCAGTTCCAGCTTCTAGGGAATCTCTGCACAGGGAGGATTCGAGCGAGAAGCGGGAGTCGCCGCCTGAGCAAGAAGCGTGGTCCGATCGCAGATCCGTAGATCTGCAGGGGGTCGCGCGACGCAGCGCAGGCGGATGCATCGCGCTTCGCAGCCGCAGCCTCCCTGTGCAGAGGTTCCCTAGAGGCCCAGCCGAAAACCCCAATCTGTCATACCGTCCCGTCGCTGACCTCGGCCATGGATGTGTCCATCCTTGCAGCGGAACTGCCGCCCCCCGAGACGCCGCCACGGCGGAGCGCGACGATGTCCTTCGCGACGAGCGGCGACAGGAGGATGGTGAACGGGATGATGGCGACCGCGTGGGAGACGATCGCGAATGAGGCCGCAACGTCCGCGCCGACACCGAAGAGGCTGAGCGCGAGAGCGGCGAAGTAGTGATACGTACCGACGAATCCGGGTGCCGACGGGATCACCGTCGATAGTGAAACGAAGACGAGCACACCGATCGGCGCATACCAGGGCACCTCGATCCCACAGGCGAGGATCAGAACGCAAAGCGAGAGGGTCGAGAAGAACCAGTAGCCCGCGGTGAGCGCGACCAGTTCGAGGAATACGCGTCCAGACGCGAGAGCGCTCACGCCGCGTGCGAACTGCGACGCGTGATCGGT
This region of bacterium genomic DNA includes:
- a CDS encoding glycosyltransferase family 2 protein, translating into MTETNREQLTVIIPCRDEAHNVEQAVDSVYRVIPELDLDVHILLVDDGSVDDTALIMERLCKENPDCRMRVNKHNLGLGRTVLNSYPDIPSDHWISVFPGDNELIFGSIRNLLALRKDHDLVLGYLQNQVIRTLRRRLASYSFSAVVRFIYAFPYRYLNGLKLYKARVFKDIEVVSSGHAFNAELLAKAILRNPNLRVTEAPFTARGRSLGASKAIQPTSILKAIRDVYMGYRSVCRYRDQVVAADLADAGGRDLDEISSSF